Below is a genomic region from Nilaparvata lugens isolate BPH chromosome 3, ASM1435652v1, whole genome shotgun sequence.
caaaattattaatttagttgccagttaacaattgtttcgaagaggtactctatctagattatagttctatagtaacatatgatatgggaatttcaattataattaagacattgggagaagaagaatatacatgctaaaagacgaactttaaacccttaaaaacaacccttagagttaaaatattgccaaaagatttcttagtgcgcctctaaagggccaactgaacatacctaccaatttgaacatttttggtccggtagatttttagtactgcgagtgagtgagtgagtgaatgagtgagtcagtcagtcagtcagtgagtgagtgccatttcgcttttatatatatatatatatataatatatatatatatatatatatattatatatatatatagatatttttatttcaaagtgTTAAATATGTTAGTGGATGTTACTATGAGTGTTTACTAACACCACAGACAATATAAGTAACATACTTCCTCAATGCTAACACTTGaaaaagtaaaattaatagttttggttgtttttacattttcaatgtactcatctatttcatttttgtatgagtatatttgaatgtgaatatctttacggtttgaaatattgatttatcaagATATCGGGTTTCACCATTcaatttcacttgaaattgtatATCGAAAGCAcatatcatatgaccaccttaccatttgaaaaaatctggtgtggcgcactcacacaactttcctttccttgaaaattgatcacctgacgctagtgttcacgcgcatctcaagtctactattcaaagatctgagccagctggtaacaggacaataacgctggagacacacgagatctgctatctcttcatagtgaatgatttaaaagaatcaacagttgccaacagtttgcaattaaataatcacattttctcgaatttcgagcttattttcaattttaggtgaaaatgttactgaacattacttgtagaaattttcatgctcaatcttttccacttaatttttttttttaattgtatctgaagcctgataaattGGGAacctaaaataaaactttgcatagatggggcggagctcctgaaatttttacagatatgggacttgaggcagttgatagagcttatcaatgactatttaaggtataaatttaacgaatttctagcttattttcaattttaggtgaaaatgttactgaacattacttgtagagattttcatgctcaatcttttacacttaatttttttttaattgtatatgaagcctgataattgggaacctaaaatcaaactttgcatagatggggcggagctcctgaaatttttacagatatgggacttgaggcagttgatagagcttatcaatgactatttaaggtcaattttgatcaaaattgttggagccgtttttgagaaaatcgcgaaaacccctgtttttgacaacattttcgccattttagccgccatcttgaactgcatttgatcgaaattgttcgtgtcaaaTCCTTATTAGTGTAAGGGCCTTAAGTTCCaaaattcaagtcattccgttaattgggagatgagatatcgtgtatacagacacacatacactcatatacacacatacagaccaatacccaaaaaccacttttttggactcatgggaccttgaaacgtatagaaatttggaaattaggGTAccgtacctcaatttttttggaaagcaatactttccttacctatggtaacagggcaaggagagtaaaaattaaatttggattcaatatggcggacaaaaattttgaagttacagaaaagtagttttttaaTACCCAATGGAGCCAAATGTCAAATCATCActgtaaaagaaatattgagttgtttacataattttcaccaaccctGTAATACACTATCACATAGGCCTACGGTATATTTAGCAGGCAAAAACAAAACAAGAGAGTAGTCGGTATTGACCTCCATCTCTAATCTAAACCAATGCAACCGAAATGAACTGAATTTCCAACCACCAATAATAAACTAGATGAGttccattttcaaatgaatttctcTGTCACCGTAAATTCTCATTCACATAAACTGACACCACAATTGACTTGCCTGAAGCAACTGTAGAATATAAATCTGAATTCAATTTGTAGATAAATAATCTACTTTCCATTAAACTTCATGGTCAGTTCAAACAGAGTTTGATAACAATTTCAAGTTTAACTTATTTGTAGAATCTCTCTTGATATTGAAGCtatttaatgaatgaaaacGCTGTTCgaatattgtcaatatttgagCCATTGAGAGGAAAAGTGGTGTAAGTCATTGCCAAATTCTTTTGCGATAGTTAGAGGTTTGTTAGAAATTCAACTGCAAATCACAAGAGTCCCATTAAATAATAAGATTATCATATTACAGTAGTTAAAGACTTAATACACCTTTCCATGACTTTCAATAGACCttataaactgtttatcaattTACagcaatattttaataaaaaattttgacTTACACCActtttctttaaaaatatatgaatggGAACGGAATAAGAAGATTAAAGTAtctcaaaaactttgtatattaTAAACTCCTACTCTAAGTCACATTCAGAAAactttgtataatattataaactccTACTCTATGTCAGATTCAgaaaactttgtttattttaaactcCTACTCAATGTCACATTCAGAAaactttttatatatataaactccTACTCAATGTCACATTCAGAAAACTTTGTATATTATAAACTCCCACTCTATGTCAGattcagtaaactttgtataTTATAAACTCCTACTCAATGTCACATTCAGAAaacttttatattataaactccTACTCAACGTCAGATTCAGATTCTGAATGTCTGTCAATGATAGGTGTATCTTCTGCCGATGGTTCACCTGAGTCATCAATCAAGTTGTTGAAAAATCCATGTTTGACTGGTGGAATAAATGGTAGCACGTCCAACATGTCAGATTTCTTGGCTGAAGTAACTGGCCGCTTCCCAGAGTGCAAGGGTTCCAAAGTGACAAGTCCAAGGTGGGCTACTCTCCTTCCTTTTCTTGCTGGTGTGATGTCCAAGGTAGAATTCAACATCTTCATTTAAAGTTTCCTTGTAGAAAATTTTGTATGGTTATTCTTTCAGGTACCGTATCAAAGCCATTGGATTTTGTGCCATGATACTTCATCCCCAACAgtgctttttcttcttcttgtgatgGCTTTTTCCAGGTTGAATGTTGAATAAATTTCCTCCCTCCTCATAACTTCAAGTAGATAGGGCTTTTTACGTTTTGACTTCACTATTGCATCAAACCAATCTTGAGGATCATACATGATTCTACCCTTTGAATATGATTCAATCACTCCAAAGTCCGCATCATTAGGTAAAAAAGAATGTCCACTTGTCATAAACTTTTGATCAATTACCTTAATACTTGTTTGTTCTTCTTGGAGAAATTTCATGCACTTCAAAGCTACTTTATGTTACGGTTCTGACCGCCGCAACTGTCACTAAACATTATCACATGGTCATTATTTCTAGGAACTTTTTTgcagaaatgttctatcaaaCAAGATGCAAATTCTTGCGACCCACGGGAGGCGACAGTTTCGTCCCAAGAATACATAAATGCTGAGTCACTGGATAACTCATGACATCCTACATTATAAACATACATGTTACGTTTATAATATGCAACCGAACATGTAAAAGTTGGGAAGGGAAGAGCCTTTTGTAGATCGAAAGTGAAGGCATAAACATTAGTGTCAGgtttttttctatcttctttaGCTTGCTTCAATTTTTCTCGAGAAAGTTCTGCTTTACGTAAATGTAGTTCTTTATTGGTTTCAAGCTCTTGTTTTTCCTGCAGGTCTTCACaaacatcaatttttattcTGAGAGTGTCACATTTTGTACAAGTGTCTTTATGAGGTGCATTAAAGTGTAGATTGTATTCATGATTAAAAATATAGCGATACTTTGATTCTGAAACAGGAACTGCATTTATGTTGTTACAGTGTTCTTTGTATAGATTGAACAATGCCCTTATATTCAAGAACTCTGACAAGTACTTCCTATCTGGGTTGTGGCCCTTGTGTAATGAGATTGGTATGCTGGAAAGCTTTCAATGTGACTTCTTACAATTTGTAACTGTGAATCATCTATTTTGTTTGAAGCCGGCTGAACACCTCTTAGATCACTTCCAGGTTCACTTCCTTCTCGTATTTTCTTTAAAGCTCTAAAACATCTCTTATCCGATATTTGAAAtgtcttcaaaaaaaaaaactgcacACTCTGAGATTTTTATCTGATAACTGCAAGTAATAACTTATGAATGAACTTCTCTCTCCTCGACTTCCATCTCTTGCACGGTGTACTTTAGGTGTGCATTATTTGCACAGCCCACAAATGTATGCATTTTGATTCCGAAAAGATGCCATACAGTAGAAATCGTCAAACAGTTTCTTTCTCTGTTCCTCAGTGACATTGTCACTACACTCCATCCTGCAACCACAAGGtggattcaaaaatattttctcaggaACACGATTACCCCTACCAGTAGTATATGCCTTACCACTGTTCCGTTTAATTTTGCGTTGCTCCTTTTGATTCAAATTAcgttttctttttcttgttctaaCAATAGCAGGTGGGTCTTCAACATCCATTTCTTCTTCATTCGCTGCCTCAGGTTCACTTTCtgtaacaaaaaaatacaaaatgttcatttaataaaaattgcaaTAACTTTTATTTCTGAGGAATTGAAGGAGACATAGTACAATAATACATGCATTCaaaagtttaaaatgaaatttgtttgaACCATGAAGTCATAGTTTGATTGGCAAAGTTTCAGTAAAATGGAGCTAATATTGTAGGCAAGTAATTGAGTTACCATAAGTTAAATTCCAAATATTTTTCCCATTTCATTTTTGAAGTGAATAATTTAGATTAGAAACAAATCAAGTGGAATGTAgcatcaaaaatttgaaatattatagagaaaaatAAACACATAAGGACTATAGAAATAATTTGTAGGTTATGGCTAATAACTTTACCTGATTCATCTGTTGGTATGAATTCTGATCCAGAATCCTGGAGGATTGATGGCGTAGAACTAGAATCACTCatagataaaatttatttgaatttgaataaattgaaataagtttcaatatcgattatttgataaatttatgGAAGCCTTGATCAACACTGACTTCTGATAAAACCTTATGAGAGAGTGAAGTAAGTCAGATGCTCTTGTGTGCGGAACATGGTGTGCGCGAACATTTCTTCGCACAACAGTcgttttgaaaacattttattaGACCCTGCTCCACCTACAGTAAAAGTAGCGCACATTTTGTGACAGACACAAGTGCGCGAAGAAAATGTGCAGCACATTTAATTCTGTGGAGCTTGCAGTTGCTAACAAATTTCGAATCAGTATCCACCATGTCGAGTCTGGAGGAGGATGTTTTAATTTGTTCTGCCGTTTGTATAGTTTTgggtaatttattgaaaaaaatagagcAAAACCGCGAGTGTGGGTGCGGCCTTTCCTGAAAAATCGTGAGTCAACAAAAGAATttgttgaagaattaaaaattgatcCTTTGAGTGGCTTTAAAAATTTTACACGAATTTCTTGTCATGATTTTGAGTACCTTTTGGGAAAAATTGGACCAATTATTGCTAAAAGAGACACAAATTATAGACAATGTGTTTCAGAGCAATTGAGACTCGCCATAACATTGAGATATCTAGCTACTGGTGATTCTTTCGTAAGCTTGATGTATTTGTTTAAAGTGTCTAGACAACTGATAACTCGTATTGTTCCCGAGGTGTGTTATGCTTTAATCTCTACGTTGAAAGAAGTAATAAAGGTAAGTTTGTACAATTACCCAATAATTAAGATTTAAGGTGAGGGGTGGGGAGGGGGAATAACACGCATCCTACATTTTTCCCTGTGTGCtcttcaaattatattataaaatagatattttattataacaatataatcataataattataatatattcaatattaattttcatttcgaattttttgttcaatcttacTTTCGATAACGATATTAACTCCTgtgagtgcaatatttctattaACACCCACCACAACTTCACAATAACAAGTAACGTTTTGTGATGCATGTTATTACCTCTCGCCTCtaacacaataaaataaaaaataagtaataaaaaatgttgatttattataaaaaaattataatacaaattttatgtaactttcaatgtaaatttgtaaattacttCATGTACCACGAATCGTCTACAGAATATTCCGTGCTTTGATGGTCCACCCTTGTATCATTTGGGTTAGCTGTCGAATATAACTCATTGGACCGTGAAGATGGAGAAATACTTGTCACGGTATGATGGCTCCCCGAATATGGTGATGGCATTGGTGTAGTATGATACTTTCCAATGCCAAGTATTGCATCATACAATAAGTTGTCGATATCTCTTTGCACTAGAAGTTTTATGCGATCATTTGGAATTTGCCGCAATTTAGCTGCGACACCAGTAGAAAAAACTTGTATCGCGTCATTATTTGTACGGTCAAGTTTTTCTTGCATCCCTTTCATGACTTCATAGGCTTCTGATACCATTGCATCGTTTTTGTTGTGTAGTCGCTGTCTTTTAGCTGTAGAACGCTTGATtggtagattgattgattgtagtgAGGTATCAACAGATTCCTTTGCCACTTGTTCATTTTCAGTAAACAGTTCTTCTCCACCTTGTTGTTGCATTTCAGttaactgaaaatgaaaaaattgtttcagTTACCTAATACAAAAGATGAATGGATGGAGGTGGAACGTGGATTCAACGATTTATGGAATTTTCCTAACTGCCTGGGCGCAATAGATGGAAAACATGTTGTCATCCAAGCACCGAGAAATAGTGGAAGTGACTTTTCAATTACAAATCGCAGTTTAGTATTGTACTTTTTGCATTAGTTGACGCCAAATATTCTTTTATGTATGTGGATGTAGGATGCAAAGGAAGAATTTCAGATGAGGGTATTTTTAGTAATAGCACTTTGTACAATAAACTGCGACAGGAACAATTAAATTTACCACCGCCTTGCAATTTACCAGGGAGAAATAAACCAATGCCCCACGTGATTCTGGCCGACGATGCTTTTGCATTAGACATAAATGTGATGAAACCTTATGCTGGAAAACACAACTTGGGAAGTAAAGAAAGAGTTTTCAACTATCGTCTAAGCAGAGCGAGGAGAATAGTTGAAATGTTTTTGGAATAATGTCCTCCGTATTTCGAGTTTTAAGAAAACCTATGTTACTGGATAACGAAAAAGCTCAAATTATAACGTTGACATGTGTTCATCTACATAATTTTCTGATAAAGTCGCGAACGTCATCTACACTGTACTGTCCGAATGGTTCGTTTGATAACAAAAATCTGAATACACTTGAAACCAATCCAGGATCATGGAGATTAGATAACACCCCAATGggaaatttatattcattacCACAAATGAGTCGTAGATTAAGAAGTGATGCTAAAGAAATCAGGGAAGAATTTGCAAACTATTTTAAATCAGATATAGGAATGCTGTCATGCCAAGAAACTGTTGCGTAATCCAACAAAAGTGTACTTGTACTTAATGTTTATAGTAGCAGACATTGATGTCATTCAAACATTGTATgtcaactaattaataataattttaagttttatatttttatttgagaaGTTATTC
It encodes:
- the LOC120350554 gene encoding uncharacterized protein LOC120350554 codes for the protein MEWTNEKIISFINEIEMRPVMWDVCHVDYKNRNKKHDAMNKISEIFKCDTTEVLRKWKIILAQFRREKQKIKASKRMGSAASEVYIPKWFGSQHLEFLNDRDEPNESINTLDDINDQLTEMQQQGGEELFTENEQVAKESVDTSLQSINLPIKRSTAKRQRLHNKNDAMVSEAYEVMKGMQEKLDRTNNDAIQVFSTGVAAKLRQIPNDRIKLLVQRDIDNLLYDAILGIGKYHTTPMPSPYSGSHHTVTSISPSSRSNELYSTANPNDTRVDHQSTEYSVDDSWYMK